Genomic window (Bacillus sp. BGMRC 2118):
GGCAGAGCCTGAAGAGAGGTTTTTCTATTATTCAGCCATGATTTAAAATGTAATACCTAGTGTCCTTATCATTCTTAATAAACAAAAATAAAAGCAGGAAATCCTGCTTGTCATGTATAATTTATTCAACTTCAGTGTCCATTTCCCCATGAGCAGTTTGTATGACTGCTTTTCCTCTAATTTTAACAGCTGATGTATGCTCTGTAAATTGAGCAATCATTACCTCACCCTTATCTAATTTTTCAGAGTGATGAAATCTCGTGTCGGATCCACGAGTTAAGCCTATAACATTTACGCCATTTTCTTTTGCCTTTATAACGAAGAAGTCATTGTTGGGTACATCTTTCATCTAAAAAGCCCCCTTATCTACTGCTATTAATATTGTTTAATAAGCCCTAAAATTTCATTTCTTGCAGCTGCATCCTCTTTAAGTACGCCACGAACAGCTGTTGTGACAGTAGATGCTCCCGGTTTTTTCACTCCACGCATTGTCATACACATATGTTCAGCTTCCACTACAACCATAACTCCATGTGGATCTAATGATTCTACAATCGAATCAGCTACAGTTGATGTAATTCGTTCTTGGAGCTGTGGACGTTTAGCAACAGCTTCTACCGCTCTAGCCAGTTTGCTAAGTCCAGTCACTTTACCACCTTTCGGAATATAAGCAACATGTGCTTTTCCATAAAAAGGTACAAGATGATGTTCACACATCGAATAGAAAGGTATGTCTTTAACAAGAACCAGCTCTTCATGATCTTCACCGAATACTGTCTGGAAGTGTTCCTTTGGATCTTCATTTAATCCAGAAAATACCTCTGCATACATTTTAGCTACACGTTTAGGAGTATCTAACAGTCCTTCACGATTTGGGTCTTCTCCTACTGCTTCTAGAATTAAACGAACAGCCTGTTCTATTTGTTCGTGATTCACTTTCGTCATGTTGATCCCCCAATTAGTAGTGTATTAATTATATGAAAACTAATGATCAGTCTTTATTGAAATGGATTATGTATGTTTAGAATTTTAGCACAGGTGGTATAGATAAGCAAAAAAAGAAGAGCCGCACTCGCAGTGCGACTCTCTCTCCCTATATGTAAGGATTATTTTACTGCATCTTTAAGTGCTTTTCCTGGTTTGAATGCAGGAACTTTACTTGCAGCGATTTCGATTTCTTCACCAGTTTGTGGGTTACGTCCCTTACGAGCAGCGCGCTCACGAACTTCGAAGTTACCAAAACCGATTAGTTGAATCTTATCACCGTTTTTAAGTGCTTCTAAGATTGAATCAAAAACAGCATCAACTGCTTTTGTAGCATCCTTCTTAGAAAGTTCACTTGCCTCAGCAACCGCATTAA
Coding sequences:
- a CDS encoding HU family DNA-binding protein, producing MNKTDLVNAVAEASELSKKDATKAVDAVFDSILEALKNGDKIQLIGFGNFEVRERAARKGRNPQTGEEIEIAASKVPAFKPGKALKDAVK
- the mtrB gene encoding trp RNA-binding attenuation protein MtrB, producing the protein MKDVPNNDFFVIKAKENGVNVIGLTRGSDTRFHHSEKLDKGEVMIAQFTEHTSAVKIRGKAVIQTAHGEMDTEVE
- the folE gene encoding GTP cyclohydrolase I FolE; translation: MTKVNHEQIEQAVRLILEAVGEDPNREGLLDTPKRVAKMYAEVFSGLNEDPKEHFQTVFGEDHEELVLVKDIPFYSMCEHHLVPFYGKAHVAYIPKGGKVTGLSKLARAVEAVAKRPQLQERITSTVADSIVESLDPHGVMVVVEAEHMCMTMRGVKKPGASTVTTAVRGVLKEDAAARNEILGLIKQY